In a single window of the Saccharothrix australiensis genome:
- a CDS encoding AAA family ATPase has protein sequence MAEFGGQTPPGAHEEPPTRRLRLRSANEVEIRHTRFAWREYLPVGEVALLVGKPGVGKSTVVADLAAKLTTGQLDGDFTGEPQHVLYSITEDSESTLKARLIAAGGDPQRLHLVDVVYGDSRDGTPLIVNLDLDAVREVVEARRPALLVLDALNSSLSGQLNDNSVVRPQLEKLRLLAHQTGTTVLGIGHFRKATAGVDPVDAIGGAGAYTQVVRHALGCAAEDEDNFVLSVIKSNVVSVSSVPSLSYRTISATVMADDGGETAVGRIVWQGHSTASVVDLLQRSAYDDGDERADAAAWLTDYLRERGGEAPVLELLDEGHQAGFSKDALKRAKTRARVRSEKADFGGGWVWRISQTRHEGSTQGSEGSSTGDTAPFAPFVRSSQHDDDQLPRSAS, from the coding sequence ATGGCTGAGTTCGGGGGACAAACTCCGCCTGGCGCGCACGAGGAACCACCGACCCGGCGCCTGCGGTTGAGGTCGGCGAACGAGGTCGAAATCAGGCATACGCGGTTCGCGTGGCGGGAGTACCTACCTGTCGGCGAGGTCGCCCTGCTGGTCGGCAAACCCGGCGTCGGCAAGAGCACGGTCGTCGCGGACCTGGCGGCGAAACTGACCACAGGACAGCTCGACGGCGACTTCACCGGCGAGCCGCAGCACGTCCTCTACTCCATCACGGAGGACTCGGAATCCACGCTCAAGGCCAGGCTCATCGCGGCTGGGGGAGACCCGCAGCGGCTGCACCTGGTCGACGTCGTCTACGGCGATTCACGCGACGGCACGCCGCTCATCGTCAACCTCGACCTGGATGCAGTGCGCGAGGTCGTCGAGGCGCGGAGGCCCGCTCTCCTCGTGCTGGACGCGCTCAACTCGTCCCTGTCCGGACAGCTCAACGACAACTCCGTCGTGCGCCCGCAGCTGGAAAAGTTGAGGCTCCTGGCGCACCAGACCGGCACGACCGTCCTGGGCATCGGGCACTTCCGGAAGGCGACAGCGGGCGTCGATCCGGTCGACGCCATCGGCGGAGCCGGGGCCTACACGCAGGTTGTCCGGCACGCCTTGGGATGCGCTGCGGAGGACGAGGACAACTTCGTCCTGTCGGTCATCAAGTCGAACGTGGTGTCCGTGTCCAGCGTCCCGTCGCTGTCCTACAGGACCATCTCCGCCACCGTCATGGCCGACGACGGCGGTGAGACTGCGGTCGGTCGGATCGTCTGGCAGGGGCACTCGACGGCTTCGGTCGTCGACCTCCTCCAGCGCTCCGCGTACGACGACGGGGACGAGCGCGCCGATGCTGCCGCGTGGCTCACCGACTACCTGAGGGAGCGCGGTGGTGAGGCGCCGGTGCTGGAGTTGTTGGACGAAGGGCACCAGGCCGGCTTCTCCAAGGACGCCCTGAAGCGTGCCAAGACCAGAGCCAGAGTGCGCTCCGAGAAGGCCGACTTCGGTGGCGGCTGGGTGTGGCGGATTAGCCAGACAAGGCACGAAGGGAGCACCCAAGGGAGCGAAGGGAGCAGTACCGGCGACACCGCTCCCTTCGCTCCCTTCGTGCGCTCTTCGCAGCACGACGACGACCAACTGCCGCGGTCAGCAAGTTAG
- a CDS encoding helix-turn-helix domain-containing protein, producing the protein MSTGGLTLADRVAELREWITTGYARDLRVAAGLSQALAAQDCEVTASTVHRWETGDRLPRGRNITAYHAFLARLVERQRQGGESGGE; encoded by the coding sequence ATGAGTACGGGGGGATTGACGCTCGCGGACCGCGTTGCGGAGCTGCGCGAGTGGATCACAACTGGGTATGCGCGCGACCTACGTGTCGCTGCTGGACTGAGCCAGGCGCTGGCGGCTCAGGACTGCGAAGTAACGGCGTCCACTGTGCACCGTTGGGAGACTGGCGACCGGTTGCCGCGTGGCCGCAACATCACCGCCTACCACGCCTTCCTGGCTCGCTTGGTCGAGCGGCAGCGGCAAGGGGGCGAGTCCGGTGGGGAGTAG
- a CDS encoding plasmid mobilization protein has product MTQRKARRQRRVTGGSAVSIHVRTTVTTYTALVARAAVAGLSILRYLVESALRDSTTGWSLREQRWWAERLDTVETRLIRIGTNLNQMATVANSTGDLPPELPVALAYFTATLEQHRAVLAAIDPADSSREREL; this is encoded by the coding sequence ATGACGCAACGGAAGGCGCGGCGGCAGCGTCGCGTGACGGGCGGCTCGGCCGTCAGCATCCACGTCCGAACTACGGTCACGACGTACACAGCTCTCGTCGCACGTGCGGCGGTCGCGGGCCTGTCGATCCTGCGCTACCTGGTGGAGTCCGCGCTGCGCGACTCGACCACCGGCTGGAGCTTGCGCGAGCAGCGCTGGTGGGCTGAACGACTCGACACCGTCGAAACCCGGCTCATTCGCATCGGCACCAACCTCAACCAGATGGCCACCGTCGCCAACAGCACCGGCGACCTACCACCGGAGCTACCCGTCGCGCTGGCCTACTTCACCGCGACGCTGGAGCAGCACCGGGCCGTGCTCGCGGCTATCGACCCGGCCGACTCGTCACGTGAGCGCGAGCTGTGA
- a CDS encoding tyrosine-type recombinase/integrase — MGDPIKKVELKDGTTRYRFVIDIGRDPATGKRRQLTKTYGTKKEARAEYAKIKHQTDEGAFVVPDKTTVSDWLDTWLKSTTVDVEKATAANYADALLPVRERLGGKRLQAVTEEDVDDLVSWMLTSGRKRGGKVGSGLGVRSVQLTLGRFRSSLNVALRRRLVVRNVAQYTQIPREARRKAAAAAAQRVPWSETEVREFLASIRDHRLHAPVLLALIGMRPAEVCGLRWSAVDLDAGTLSVELTRTLVEGEVEEKGPKSEKGKRKLPLPKPLHAALKAFKARQAAEAIKAGELYERSGFVLVDELGQPWKTDRLRRAIYKLMAEAKVRKVRPYDARHACLTYLATSGVPDVIVSAWAGHADLSFTKRVYIHPDVEHLRQAADQLDELLG; from the coding sequence GTGGGGGACCCGATCAAGAAGGTCGAGTTGAAGGACGGCACGACGAGGTACCGGTTCGTGATCGACATCGGGCGCGACCCGGCGACCGGCAAGCGTAGGCAGCTCACCAAAACCTACGGCACCAAGAAGGAAGCCCGCGCCGAGTACGCCAAGATCAAGCACCAGACCGACGAGGGCGCGTTCGTCGTGCCGGACAAGACGACCGTGTCGGACTGGTTGGACACGTGGCTGAAGTCCACGACGGTCGACGTCGAGAAGGCCACCGCCGCCAACTACGCCGACGCGCTGCTGCCGGTACGCGAGCGGCTCGGCGGCAAGCGGCTCCAAGCGGTCACCGAGGAAGACGTGGACGATCTGGTGAGCTGGATGCTCACCTCCGGCCGCAAGCGCGGCGGGAAGGTCGGCAGCGGGCTCGGCGTCCGGTCCGTCCAGCTCACGCTGGGCCGCTTCAGGTCATCGCTGAACGTGGCACTGCGGCGCAGGCTGGTCGTCCGCAACGTCGCCCAGTACACGCAGATCCCACGCGAAGCACGGCGCAAGGCGGCGGCTGCGGCGGCCCAGCGGGTGCCGTGGAGTGAGACGGAGGTGAGAGAGTTCCTCGCCTCGATCCGCGACCACCGGCTCCACGCGCCCGTGCTCCTGGCGCTGATCGGGATGCGGCCAGCCGAGGTGTGCGGGCTCAGGTGGAGCGCCGTCGACCTCGACGCCGGGACGCTGTCGGTCGAGCTGACCAGGACGCTGGTCGAGGGCGAAGTCGAGGAGAAGGGGCCCAAGTCGGAGAAGGGCAAGCGCAAGCTCCCGCTCCCCAAGCCCCTGCACGCGGCGCTCAAGGCGTTCAAGGCCCGGCAGGCCGCAGAGGCCATCAAAGCCGGTGAGCTGTACGAGCGGTCCGGGTTCGTGCTGGTCGACGAGCTGGGCCAGCCTTGGAAGACCGACCGGCTCCGGCGGGCCATCTACAAGCTGATGGCCGAGGCGAAGGTCAGGAAGGTCCGGCCCTACGACGCCCGCCACGCCTGCCTGACCTACCTGGCCACCTCGGGCGTCCCCGATGTGATCGTCAGCGCCTGGGCTGGCCACGCGGACCTCAGCTTCACCAAGCGGGTCTACATCCACCCCGACGTCGAGCACCTGCGCCAAGCGGCCGACCAGCTCGACGAACTCCTGGGCTGA
- a CDS encoding relaxase/mobilization nuclease domain-containing protein, which translates to MIAKAPAKGKYGKDTYGLLRYLFGPGKSNEHTDPHLVATWDPEWLEGGAFAERHRGWLARLAREIDAPMTGHEVDLEGGHVYHLVLSIPSQDGRLGDTRWRELVEEAIDRMGFGPTDDGRAGCRWAAVHHGPSKEGNDHVHVAINLVRGDGTVAGTYRDWPRWRQWCLEVEQRLDLTRTSPSDKTAAVRPTRAEVEKAARTRRPGASRDALRKAVRAAAAEAASAREFIALLEQVPLVSVQARWSSTGELTGYRVGMFADRSTTSADGRVWFGGGSLAYDLSAPMLVARWAGVNDSTTVSLATRRDRDVVLLRATQVVDAAQQYLAASVAAGDVSIASDDGDIIHATEDVLIAVARSLSGPSSNAIAEAADAYEKAAVAPRRLGPPYWSGMAADLRAVARDVIRIGLQSKRVTTGALVTALLSALMSLVLEVATWWQLSHRPAQAAAAHSAAVMIEDHGATLPTWQVSNRSSLGASRPTAALKRPDLLPRAPKPTLRDPGLSPRRTR; encoded by the coding sequence GTGATTGCGAAGGCTCCGGCGAAGGGCAAGTACGGCAAGGACACCTACGGTCTGCTGCGCTACCTGTTCGGTCCCGGCAAGAGCAACGAGCACACCGACCCACACCTGGTCGCGACGTGGGATCCGGAGTGGCTGGAGGGTGGCGCGTTCGCCGAGCGTCACCGCGGCTGGCTAGCCCGCCTCGCCCGTGAGATCGACGCGCCGATGACCGGGCACGAGGTGGACCTGGAGGGTGGTCACGTCTACCACTTGGTGTTGTCCATCCCCAGCCAGGATGGCCGGCTCGGCGACACACGTTGGCGCGAACTGGTAGAGGAGGCCATCGACCGAATGGGCTTCGGTCCGACCGACGACGGCCGGGCCGGGTGCCGTTGGGCCGCGGTGCACCACGGCCCGAGCAAGGAGGGCAACGACCACGTCCACGTCGCCATCAACCTAGTCCGCGGTGACGGCACGGTCGCTGGCACCTACCGCGACTGGCCGCGCTGGCGGCAGTGGTGCCTGGAGGTGGAGCAGCGCCTCGACCTGACCCGGACCTCGCCATCGGACAAGACTGCGGCAGTGCGTCCGACTCGTGCGGAGGTGGAGAAGGCGGCTCGGACCAGACGGCCAGGTGCGAGCCGCGACGCACTGCGCAAGGCGGTCCGTGCCGCCGCTGCTGAAGCAGCCTCTGCTCGCGAGTTCATCGCGCTACTGGAACAAGTGCCCTTGGTCTCGGTGCAGGCTCGATGGAGTTCGACGGGTGAGCTGACTGGCTACCGGGTAGGGATGTTCGCGGACCGGAGCACTACCTCCGCCGACGGCAGGGTGTGGTTCGGCGGTGGCAGTCTCGCGTACGACCTGTCCGCGCCGATGCTCGTCGCACGCTGGGCCGGCGTTAACGACTCGACCACCGTGTCCCTTGCGACGCGCCGTGACCGAGACGTCGTACTGCTCAGAGCAACCCAGGTGGTGGATGCCGCACAGCAATACTTAGCGGCAAGCGTGGCGGCTGGTGACGTATCCATTGCAAGCGACGACGGCGACATCATCCATGCCACGGAGGACGTGCTGATCGCCGTGGCTAGATCTCTCAGTGGTCCGAGTTCCAATGCTATCGCCGAGGCGGCCGATGCCTACGAGAAGGCGGCTGTGGCACCACGGCGACTGGGACCGCCGTACTGGTCGGGCATGGCCGCTGACCTCCGCGCGGTCGCCCGCGATGTGATCAGGATAGGGCTGCAGAGCAAGCGAGTTACCACAGGAGCACTGGTTACGGCACTGTTGTCAGCGCTTATGTCGCTGGTGCTTGAAGTGGCGACCTGGTGGCAGCTCAGCCACCGACCGGCGCAAGCTGCTGCCGCCCACAGTGCTGCCGTCATGATCGAGGATCACGGCGCAACTCTTCCTACGTGGCAAGTCTCGAACCGGAGCAGCCTCGGAGCATCTCGACCAACTGCAGCACTGAAACGTCCAGACCTCCTGCCTCGCGCGCCAAAGCCGACTCTTCGAGATCCGGGTCTATCTCCGAGACGTACGCGCTGA